The Onychomys torridus chromosome 4, mOncTor1.1, whole genome shotgun sequence genome includes a window with the following:
- the Ndufaf1 gene encoding complex I intermediate-associated protein 30, mitochondrial isoform X2, whose amino-acid sequence MASIHKLLAGTYIHRNFLKPRAALNPFIGVCFVHYSSSPLQKQVAPADRVSQQRKTEERLQEGHHKEVALDITSPDKKPKVSFDKAIRDEVIEHLKHLKDEIMAHWIGPEGRPIQEVIMEQAKVVWQFRGKEDLEKWIVTSDKTIGGRSEIFLKMAKNNQSALLYGTLSSEAPQDGKSTQSGYCAIVSKVPRGAFVRKLSYDWSQFNTLYLRVRGDGRPWMVNIRQDTEYIQRKNQMYSYFMFTRGGPYWQEVKIPFSKFFFSNQGRIRDGQSPLLVDKISSIGLTLADKVDGPFFLEIDFIGVFTDPAHTEEFAYESSPALFR is encoded by the exons ATGGCTTCCATTCACAAATTACTGGCTGGTACTTATATTCATAGAAACTTCCTAAAGCCAAGGGCTGCCTTGAATCCATTTATAGGTGTTTGCTTTGTGCACTATTCTTCCAGTCCTCTTCAGAAACAAGTAGCTCCTGCTGACAGGGTCTCCCagcaaaggaagacagaagagcgTTTACAAGAGGGTCACCACAAAGAAGTTGCTTTGGATATAACTTCTCCTGACAAGAAACCCAAAGTTAGTTTTGATAAAGCAATTAGAGATGAAGTAATAGAACATCTTAAGCATTTGAAGGATGAAATTATGGCTCATTGGATTGGTCCAGAAGGCCGCCCAATACAAGAGGTCATAATGGAGCAAGCCAAGGTTGTCTGGCAGTTTCGTGGAAAAGAAGATTTGGAGAAGTGGATAGTGACTTCTGATAAGACAATTGGAGGCAGAAGTGAAATATTCTTGAAAATGGCCAAGAACAACCAAAGTGCCCTGCTCTATGGGACGCTGAGCTCTGAGGCACCTCAGGATGGAAAAAGTACCCAAAGTGGGTACTGTGCAATAGTATCCAAGGTTCCAAGG GGGGCTTTTGTGAGGAAGCTGTCTTACGATTGGTCCCAGTTCAATACTCTGTATCTCCGAGTCCGTGGGGATGGCCGGCCTTGGATGGTCAATATCAGGCAAGACACGGAGTATATCCAGAGAAAAAATCAGATGTACAGTTACTTCATGTTCACCCGTGGGGGGCCCTACTGGCAGGAAGTCAAG attcctttctccaaattttttttctcaaatcaaGGAAGGATACGAGATGGCCAGAGCCCGCTCTTAGTTGACAAG atcTCTTCTATAGGACTCACCCTGGCAGATAAGGTGGATGGACCATTCTTCCTGGAAATAGACTTTATTGGTGTGTTTACTGATCCAGCCCATACAGAAGAATTTGCTTATGAGAGTTCTCCAGCTCTTTTCAGATAG
- the Ndufaf1 gene encoding complex I intermediate-associated protein 30, mitochondrial isoform X1 has protein sequence MASIHKLLAGTYIHRNFLKPRAALNPFIGVCFVHYSSSPLQKQVAPADRVSQQRKTEERLQEGHHKEVALDITSPDKKPKVSFDKAIRDEVIEHLKHLKDEIMAHWIGPEGRPIQEVIMEQAKVVWQFRGKEDLEKWIVTSDKTIGGRSEIFLKMAKNNQSALLYGTLSSEAPQDGKSTQSGYCAIVSKVPRIPFSKFFFSNQGRIRDGQSPLLVDKISSIGLTLADKVDGPFFLEIDFIGVFTDPAHTEEFAYESSPALFR, from the exons ATGGCTTCCATTCACAAATTACTGGCTGGTACTTATATTCATAGAAACTTCCTAAAGCCAAGGGCTGCCTTGAATCCATTTATAGGTGTTTGCTTTGTGCACTATTCTTCCAGTCCTCTTCAGAAACAAGTAGCTCCTGCTGACAGGGTCTCCCagcaaaggaagacagaagagcgTTTACAAGAGGGTCACCACAAAGAAGTTGCTTTGGATATAACTTCTCCTGACAAGAAACCCAAAGTTAGTTTTGATAAAGCAATTAGAGATGAAGTAATAGAACATCTTAAGCATTTGAAGGATGAAATTATGGCTCATTGGATTGGTCCAGAAGGCCGCCCAATACAAGAGGTCATAATGGAGCAAGCCAAGGTTGTCTGGCAGTTTCGTGGAAAAGAAGATTTGGAGAAGTGGATAGTGACTTCTGATAAGACAATTGGAGGCAGAAGTGAAATATTCTTGAAAATGGCCAAGAACAACCAAAGTGCCCTGCTCTATGGGACGCTGAGCTCTGAGGCACCTCAGGATGGAAAAAGTACCCAAAGTGGGTACTGTGCAATAGTATCCAAGGTTCCAAGG attcctttctccaaattttttttctcaaatcaaGGAAGGATACGAGATGGCCAGAGCCCGCTCTTAGTTGACAAG atcTCTTCTATAGGACTCACCCTGGCAGATAAGGTGGATGGACCATTCTTCCTGGAAATAGACTTTATTGGTGTGTTTACTGATCCAGCCCATACAGAAGAATTTGCTTATGAGAGTTCTCCAGCTCTTTTCAGATAG